One window of Carassius auratus strain Wakin chromosome 17, ASM336829v1, whole genome shotgun sequence genomic DNA carries:
- the LOC113117347 gene encoding uncharacterized protein LOC113117347, with protein sequence MADNEDDNNSVTKSVADKIESLDASGSLPQPETTQTTAEAGNNQEDAGKTPTAAEGGVNQGLAEFMHSESALDVRVVDGNVTQEVIGQIVSGEVITDPSFITSYVNATAEAGVSAECTTVSGDVLNALAPTTTIIYVQPDGSFVESSGLSAEEQQQLIEQLTEQELVHVAGTETAVKPSTSPIVDVQQIIVSKAQVITQAEPAATHATTPKILQRPVTTQPTSYIALESSNVNLQLATAIQPQPASVVQNASQQLQSVAKHVALQQAQNGAHATAQKAAEPIQIQVQVPLKQDNKLRQTTPITILQPQNLSASQPLVKVSTVGTLSSPQIIHITPVPGQQQYFLQNPSDPPIQLLLQKPAPVVSTISVPISKVHVPAPATVKSPPAKPVAPTPKILVPSPKVSSPPAKVTIPPKVITVETKTATPAIVKDTQKVKNRQKKPPKIQTRSGRVSRPPKHKAKDYKFIRNEDLAESHQSDSDDYSEISVEDEDGEEGKKKSSDATVNLRDKAFKCDTCEKSYIGVAGLNRHYKLNPTHDKNPTPPQAEDLSKTRDEQPSGTEVTNASQVKTLSNQKVQEIGRVEPRRPGRPRGPGRPGRPRRPGRPPKRGRPGRPPKYPRGMSLEEQAQRQRNRLREFIKQYDDEDLMEIVLPRLARVMTVWEFVLMKVEKGYPSKQQFPSVYHEFEQLHSQVKKMALEYLHTSPASRPAIEVNNMEVLQSLGITDPNALKLLTSSEGQQSQKTNQTTKSLRSIENTKMLPPAKRFKMENCKEETNGYQVHQNGIQKDESIDGSMLRKPQVVLTRLENLTSVDLTTDNATQSAENAIPERTEEEPMETEMPSSDSDATKTTEDPELSKVLNSSVIVDIADQMKQLEQALSTDSEIKNSEEPAQQEVLDCQTDALEDPATSQVLQQDSPVMIQTAEGLVMQSAEELAAKGIIIVNGPDGTMMHIEAPEGVPLETVHALLGIETERKT encoded by the exons ATGGCGGACAATGAAGACGATAATAATTCGGTGACCAAATCTGTAGCAGATAAAATAGAAAGCCTCGACGCGAGCGGATCTCTGCCGCAGCCCGAAACGACGCAAACCACAGCCGAAGCGGGAAATAATCAAGAGGACGCAGGCAAGACCCCAACCGCCGCAGAAGGGGGCGTTAATCAAGGCCTCGCCGAGTTCATGCACAGCGAGTCGGCGCTGGACGTCAGAGTCGTGGACGGTAACGTTACCCAGGAGGTCATCGGGCAGATCGTGAGCGGCGAGGTCATAACCGATCCGAGTTTCATAACGTCTTATGTCAATGCCACTGCAGAGGCAGGTGTGTCTGCTGAGTGCACCACTGTGAGCGGGGACGTCTTAAACGCTCTCGCGCCGACGACCACCATCATTTACGTGCAGCCCGACGGCAGCTTCGTGGAGAGCTCGGGTTTATCGGCCGAGGAGCAGCAACAGTTAATCGAGCAGTTAACGGAACAAGAGTTGGTCCATGTGGCAGGTACTGAGACAGCtgtgaaaccctccacctcccccataGTGGACGTACAGCAGATTATAGTGAGTAAAGCGCAGGTGATTACGCAGGCCGAGCCGGCTGCGACCCACGCAACGACCCCCAAAATACTACAGAGACCTGTCACGACGCAGCCGACCTCCTACATCGCGCTGGAGTCCAGTAACGTGAACTTGCAGCTGGCGACGGCGATCCAGCCGCAGCCCGCCAGCGTCGTGCAGAACGCGTCGCAGCAGCTGCAGAGCGTCGCCAAACACGTCGCGCTGCAGCAGGCGCAGAACGGAGCGCACGCGACCGCGCAGAAG GCGGCTGAGCCCATCCAAATTCAAGTTCAGGTACCTCTGAAGCAAGACAATAAACTACGGCAGACAACTCCAATAACAATTTTACAGCCACAGAATCTGTCAGCCAGTCAGCCGCTGGTGAAGGTTTCAACCGTAGGAACATTGAGCAGCCCACAGATCATCCACATCACCCCTGTGCCTGGacagcagcaatatttcttacaaaACCCAAGCGATCCTCCAATTCAGCTTCTCCTTCAGAAACCAGCTCCTGTTGTTAGCACCATTTCTGTCCCCATTAGTAAAGTACACGTCCCGGCACCTGCCACGGTCAAGAGTCCACCAGCCAAACCAGTAGCTCCTACCCCAAAGATCCTAGTGCCATCTCCGAAAGTTTCATCTCCTCCAGCCAAGGTAACGATTCCTCCCAAAGTCATTACTGTAGAAACAAAAACCGCAACTCCAGCCATTGTAAAGGATACACAGAAAGTTAAAAATCGCCAGAAGAAGCCTCCGAAAATCCAGACGCGCTCTGGTCGGGTGTCCAGACCACCTAAGCACAAGGCGAAAGACTACAAGTTTATTAGGAACGAGGACTTGGCGGAAAGCCACCAGTCAGATTCAGATGACTACTCGGAGATAAGCGTGGAGGATGAGGATGGAGAGGAAGGCAAGAAGAAGTCCTCCGATGCAACTGTCAACCTCCGTGACAAAGCTTTTAAATGTGATACCTGTGAGAAGTCGTACATCGGCGTTGCCGGCTTGAACAGACACTATAAGCTAAATCCCACACATGACAAGAACCCGACGCCACCTCAAGCAGAAGACCTCTCCAAAACTAGAGACGAACAGCCTTCAGGAACAGAAGTCACCAATGCTAGTCAAGTGAAAACACTCAGTAATCAAAAA GTTCAAGAAATTGGGAGGGTAGAACCTAGGAGACCTGGGCGGCCCAGAGGACCAGGACGGCCTGGTCGTCCTAGGAGGCCTGGGCGGCCACCTAAAAGAGGACGCCCAGGACGGCCACCCAAGTACCCCAGAGGAATGAGCTTGGAGGAGCAAGCTCAAAGACAGAGGAATCGACTGAGAGAA TTTATTAAACAGTATGATGATGAAGATCTCATGGAGATCGTTCTTCCACGTCTGGCCAGAGTCATGACTGTATGGGAGTTTGTGCTGATGAAG GTGGAAAAGGGTTACCCATCAAAGCAGCAGTTCCCGAGCGTTTACCATGAATTTGAACAACTACACAGCCAGGTGAAGAAGATGGCCCTGGAATATTTGCACACTTCACCAGCCTCCCGGCCAGCTATAGAGGTCAACAACATGGAA GTTTTACAATCTCTGGGTATAACCGATCCCAATGCACTAAAACTCCTGACTTCGTCTGAAGGACAACAAAGTCAAAAGACAAATCAGACCACTAAGAGCCTACGGAGTATTGAG AATACCAAAATGCTGCCTCCTGCAAAAAGGTTTAAAATGGAAAACTGCAAAGAAGAAACCAACGGCTATCAGGTTCATCAGAATGGCATCCAGAAGGACGAGAGTATTGATGGCTCTATGCTGCGTAAGCCTCAGGTGGTGCTAACCAGACTGGAGAACTTGACTTCTGTAGATCTAACCACCGACAATGCTACACAGAGCGCTGAAAACGCCATCCCGGAGAGGACCGAGGAAGAGCCAATGGAGACGGAGATGCCTTCTTCAGATTCTGATGCCACAAAAACCACAGAAGATCCAGAGCTCTCCAAGGTTCTGAACAGTAGCGTCATCGTTGATATCGCGGATCAGATGAAACAGCTGGAACAAGCTCTGAGCACAGACTCCGAGATTAAGAACTCAGAAGAACCCGCTCAACAAGAGGTTCTAGATTGCCAGACCGATGCTCTCGAAGATCCTGCGACCAGTCAGGTGTTGCAGCAAGACTCTCCAGTTATGATCCAGACGGCAGAGGGGCTTGTGATGCAGAGCGCAGAAGAGTTAGCCGCCAAAGGCATCATCATTGTCAACGGGCCCGATGGCACCATGATGCACATCGAGGCTCCTGAAGGCGTCCCTTTAGAGACCGTTCATGCCCTGCTGGGCATTGAAACTGAAAGAAAGACTTAA
- the cinp gene encoding cyclin-dependent kinase 2-interacting protein: MSESTTPGKKGNLTGSARKLKDDAADWHNLIQKWERLNDEGSTIATKIVNLGMSKKSDTEADVVMEGGSVKAGDISDNLKRSNQELEEECVKLQDVVDKMANILSKMEKMVQAERGICELEAFQCGEKRAAPLFHTWSTQQFVEVSSKLYESYKQELALKKTILQELAHTANADLSMVYLSSWLYQPYIEDSGKLLLESLLLETGHRPL, translated from the exons ATGTCAGAGTCCACGACCCCAGGAAAAAAGGGCAATTTGACCGGAAGTGCCAGAAAACTAAAGGACGATGCCGCAGATTGGCATAATCTCATCCAGAAATGGGAACGATTAAATGACGAGGGATCCACGATTGCGACTAAAATTGTTAATCTGGGAATGAGCAAAAA ATCAGATACTGAGGCTGATGTTGTGATGGAAGGAGGCAGTGTGAAAGCTGGAGACATATCAGATAATCTGAAACGGAGCAACCAAGAGCTTGAGGAAGAATGTGTGAAGTTACAAGACGTTGTGGATAAAATG GCAAACATACTGTCAAAGATGGAGAAGATGGTCCAAGCCGAGCGAGGGATCTGTGAGTTAGAAGCGTTTCAGTGTGGAGAGAAAAGAGCAGCTCCACTCTTCCACACGTGGTCCACACAACAGTTTG TTGAAGTATCTTCCAAGCTTTACGAGTCATACAAGCAGGAGTTGGCGCTGAAGAAGACTATACTACAAGAATTGGCCCACACTGCTAATGCTGATCTTTCCATGGTCTACCTGTCCTCGTGGCTGTATCAACCCTACATTGAGGACAGTGGGAAACTGCTACTAGAGAGTCTGCTATTGGAAACAGGTCACAGACCTTTGTGA
- the adprs gene encoding poly(ADP-ribose) glycohydrolase ARH3 translates to MSAAARVAAPVMLSRFRGALVGSVLGDCIGGEFEGAVDVPLDRVLQHLSALEDETRGDGILQYSDDTAMMRCVSDSLLTRMPFDERDMARRFAKEYNLAPGRGYGSGVIQVLRKLASPHLKDVFQPAQAQFGGRGSFGNGGAMRAAPFALAYKSQADVCRYSRLGAMLTHSCSLGYNGAALQALAVHLSLQGALALPKEFINKLISEMEEMEKDETAQLDAKALNLSDFPYCSRLHRVKELMDRNSVSIEEVISELGNGIAALQSVPTAIFCVLHCLEPRDGLPERFGGLERTIAYSLALGGDTDTIACMAGAIAGAHYGIDSIPQSWQKSCEGVEEADDLARRLYDLYCLPQFEEDRGTSSCENNQPHTHQ, encoded by the exons ATGTCGGCTGCGGCGCGTGTAGCAGCGCCCGTGATGCTGTCCCGGTTCCGCGGCGCACTGGTCGGCTCGGTGTTGGGCGACTGTATAGGCGGCGAGTTCGAAGGCGCCGTGGATGTGCCTTTAGATCGAGTCTTGCAGCATCTCAGCGCTCTGGAGGACGAAACACGGGGCGATG GAATTCTTCAGTACAGTGATGACACGGCCATGATGCGATGCGTTTCAGATTCACTCCTCACCAGGATGCCGTTTGATGAACGAGACATGGCTCGAAG ATTTGCAAAGGAGTATAACCTTGCTCCGGGACGAGGTTATGGCTCGGGTGTCATACAGGTCCTGCGGAAGCTTGCATCGCCCCATCTGAAGGACGTCTTCCAGCCGGCACAGGCTCAGTTTGGCGGACGCGGTTCTTTCGGGAATGGAGGAGCCATGAGAGCGGCACCCTTTGCCCTGGCCTACAAAAGTCAAGCTGATGTCTGCAGG TACTCTCGGCTTGGCGCAATGTTAACCCACTCATGCTCTTTGGGCTACAATGGGGCCGCGTTGCAGGCCCTTGCTGTCCATCTGTCTCTCCAAGGCGCTCTGGCTCTGCCAAAAGAATTCATCAACAAACTGATATCAGAAATGGAGGAGATGGAAAAAGATGAAACAGCCCAGCTTGATGCTAAAGC ACTCAATTTATCAGATTTCCCATATTGCTCACGATTGCACAGAGTGAAAGAACTTATGGACCGAAACAGTGTGAGCATTGAGGAGGTCATATCTGAACTGG GGAACGGCATCGCTGCCTTGCAGTCAGTGCCCACCGCTATCTTCTGCGTGCTGCATTGTTTGGAGCCCCGGGACGGGCTGCCAGAGCGATTCGGAGGACTGGAGAGGACAATAGCCTACAGCTTGGCTCTGGGTGGTGACACTGACACCATTGCTTGCATGGCAGGGGCAATCGCAGGGGCACATTATGGCATTGACTCCATTCCCCAGAGCTGGCAGAAGAGCTGCGAAGGGGTGGAGGAGGCAGATGATTTAGCCAGACGTTTGTATGATCTTTACTGCCTTCCACAGTTTGAAGAAGACAGGGGGACGTCAAGCTGTGAGAACAATCAACCGCATACACACCAGTGA
- the LOC113117376 gene encoding HAUS augmin-like complex subunit 2 isoform X2, with amino-acid sequence MNPWDPITYTVTPAAKILARCVTSGTMTQDSEVFSTSLLEAEQLNRIRRDLDQANLELELLKLERDSADVTHTHYLSQRYASLQQFTSHLQEVLREQTVLRERLTKPLCQQNLPIHADLHRYVVELMGMVVEFIQNLEVKIKMVHAIPKTDSYRSNLNSAITQLLAQVTEVENLYRQVLKRRGHLHTNIKDMSS; translated from the exons ATGAATCCCTGGGACCCCATTACCTATACAGTGACACCTGCTGCTAAGATTTTAGCCAGATGTGTCACATCAGGCACCATGACACAG GATTCAGAAGTCTTTTCTACATCTTTACTTGAAGCTGAGCAGCTGAACAGAATTAGACGTGATCTTGATCAG GCTAATCTAGAGTTAGAGCTGCTGAAGCTGGAGAGAGACAGTGCAGACGTCACTCACACGCATTACCTCA GTCAAAGGTATGCTTCCTTGCAACAGTTCACATCCCACCTTCAGGAAGTGTTGCGAGAACAGACAGTCCTACGAGAGAGACTCACAAAGCCACTTTGTCAGCAGAACCTGCCCATTCATGCTGATCTTCACAG ATATGTGGTAGAGCTCATGGGGATGGTGGTGGAGTTCATTCAGAACTTGGAAGTGAAAATTAAGATGGTTCATGCTATTCCAAAAACGGACAGTTATCGGAGTAAtttg AACAGTGCCATAACTCAACTGCTGGCTCAGGTCACTGAAGTTGAAAACTTGTACAGACAAGTTCTCAAGCGACGAGGCCATCTGCACACCAACATTAAAGACATGTCCAGttga
- the LOC113117376 gene encoding HAUS augmin-like complex subunit 2 isoform X1 — translation MNPWDPITYTVTPAAKILARCVTSGTMTQEELNALPQDSEVFSTSLLEAEQLNRIRRDLDQANLELELLKLERDSADVTHTHYLSQRYASLQQFTSHLQEVLREQTVLRERLTKPLCQQNLPIHADLHRYVVELMGMVVEFIQNLEVKIKMVHAIPKTDSYRSNLNSAITQLLAQVTEVENLYRQVLKRRGHLHTNIKDMSS, via the exons ATGAATCCCTGGGACCCCATTACCTATACAGTGACACCTGCTGCTAAGATTTTAGCCAGATGTGTCACATCAGGCACCATGACACAG GAGGAGCTCAATGCTCTTCCACAGGATTCAGAAGTCTTTTCTACATCTTTACTTGAAGCTGAGCAGCTGAACAGAATTAGACGTGATCTTGATCAG GCTAATCTAGAGTTAGAGCTGCTGAAGCTGGAGAGAGACAGTGCAGACGTCACTCACACGCATTACCTCA GTCAAAGGTATGCTTCCTTGCAACAGTTCACATCCCACCTTCAGGAAGTGTTGCGAGAACAGACAGTCCTACGAGAGAGACTCACAAAGCCACTTTGTCAGCAGAACCTGCCCATTCATGCTGATCTTCACAG ATATGTGGTAGAGCTCATGGGGATGGTGGTGGAGTTCATTCAGAACTTGGAAGTGAAAATTAAGATGGTTCATGCTATTCCAAAAACGGACAGTTATCGGAGTAAtttg AACAGTGCCATAACTCAACTGCTGGCTCAGGTCACTGAAGTTGAAAACTTGTACAGACAAGTTCTCAAGCGACGAGGCCATCTGCACACCAACATTAAAGACATGTCCAGttga
- the LOC113117356 gene encoding transmembrane protein 151B, whose product MLSLDLETDTTAEDTAPSSPDGGAQTPASLDVLEEQWPIKQSLSASMCRETHWRCLLLSLLMYSCLGAVTWCQLTQVTKLSFDSSSTSLTTSMNSLKGGGRAMIYHDSPCSDGYVYIPLAFLLMLYAVYLMECWHCRARSELQCKANVDSVYDRVLRMRQARPCVWWKAISYHFVRRTRQVTRYRNGDAYTTMQVYHERVNTHVAEGEFDYGRYGMRDVSRNLRGLEGHVATRLHFSKCFSFTGAGPENAYLNQRARFFSEIEGLDDYMEAREGMLLKNVDFKEHLIAYVDPDQMPWYTSRVTFWLAALLMLSWPLRVLIEYRTAFVHYQVEKLFGLEYSNNSPSPEVDATTRNNRYGLPRAETVDSTELEWHIRTNRQLIPSYSEAMLMNLGTSGSNQRDSISSNQLLLDSCSTQSYGTLVQNCEHCCEHEGGQRRPTISSSCSSIFSRHTFHSRLSLDTSHFSLCRMYGSRRTVGLWRSRSSTLTDRCCPDEQCCRSYTSQLALNDSPPNYQDARFFPVLIVHRPEGCGDSSEVRRYYVRRGSCCVETSV is encoded by the exons ATGTTGTCTCTAGATCTGGAAACTGATACTACTGCGGAGGACACCGCGCCGAGCTCCCCAGATGGAGGCGCGCAGACACCGGCCAGTCTCGATGTGCTGGAAGAG CAATGGCCAATAAAACAGTCCCTAAGTGCCTCTATGTGCCGCGAGACGCACTGGCGATGCCTCCTCCTTTCGCTGCTCATGTACAGCTGCCTGGGTGCCGTGACCTGGTGTCAGCTCACCCAGGTCACCAAGCTGAGCTTCGATTCCTCCAGTACTTCCCTCACAACCTCAATGAACTCTCTCAAAGGAGGAGGTCGCGCCATGATATACCACGACAGCCCTTGCTCTGATGGCTATGTGTACATCCCCTTGGCCTTCCTGCTCATGCTCTACGCCGTTTACCTTATGGAGTGCTGGCACTGTCGCGCCCGCAGTGAATTACAATGCAAGGCCAACGTTGACAGCGTGTATGACAGGGTTCTACGGATGCGGCAAGCCCGACCATGTGTATGGTGGAAAGCCATCAGTTACCATTTTGTACGCAGGACTCGACAAGTAACGCGTTACCGGAATGGAGATGCCTACACAACCATGCAGGTTTATCACGAGCGGGTTAACACACATGTAGCCGAGGGCGAGTTCGACTACGGTCGCTACGGAATGAGAGACGTCTCCCGCAACTTGCGCGGACTGGAGGGTCACGTGGCGACACGGTTGCATTTCTCCAAGTGCTTTAGCTTCACAGGAGCAGGACCTGAAAATGCTTACCTCAACCAACGAGCCAGGTTCTTCTCGGAAATCGAAGGACTGGATGACTACATGGAAGCCCGTGAAGGAATGCTGCTGAAGAACGTCGACTTTAAGGAGCACCTCATCGCTTACGTTGATCCCGACCAAATGCCATGGTACACCTCTCGGGTCACCTTCTGGTTGGCGGCTCTACTCATGCTCTCCTGGCCTTTGCGAGTGCTGATAGAGTACCGAACAGCGTTTGTGCACTACCAAGTCGAGAAACTCTTCGGACTAGAGTATAGCAACAACAGCCCATCTCCAGAAGTCGACGCCACCACGAGGAACAATCGCTACGGCCTTCCAAGAGCAGAAACCGTCGACAGTACGGAGCTGGAATGGCACATTCGAACAAACCGCCAGCTTATACCAAGCTACTCAGAGGCCATGCTAATGAACCTGGGGACTTCTGGTTCAAACCAAAGAGACAGCATTTCCTCCAACCAACTGCTGTTGGACAGCTGCTCGACACAGAGCTACGGGACACTGGTGCAGAACTGTGAGCACTGTTGCGAACACGAAGGTGGGCAAAGACGGCCGACAATCAGCTCTAGCTGTTCCTCCATCTTCTCTCGCCACACCTTCCACTCCCGTTTGTCCCTGGACACCTCGCACTTCTCGCTTTGCCGCATGTACGGCTCCAGGCGCACGGTGGGACTGTGGAGGAGCCGCAGTAGTACACTTACAGATCGCTGCTGCCCCGATGAACAGTGCTGCAGGTCTTACACCAGTCAGCTTGCGCTTAATGACAGCCCGCCGAACTACCAAGACGCCCGCTTCTTCCCAGTCCTCATTGTACATCGGCCTGAGGGCTGTGGGGACTCCTCTGAGGTGAGGAGATATTATGTTCGGAGAGGCTCCTGTTGTGTGGAGACTTCGGTTTAG